The region AAAATACTTCGCGCGGCAGATCTACATCACGTTCGTCTTCATCCTGTTCGCGTTCTCGGGCCTGTTCTTCTTTTTCGACCTGATCAACGAACTGAACTCGGTCGGGCACGGCAACTACAAGTTCGGCTACGCGGTGTTGCGCGTCGCGCTGCAAACCCCGTCGCGCTTCTACGAGATCATCCCGGTCGCCGCGCTGATCAGCGCGATCTACGTGTTCGCGCAGATGGCCGCGAACTCGGAATTCACGATCTTCCGCGTGTCGGGTCTCGCGACCAACCAGGCGCTGCGCTCGCTGCTGAAAATCGGCGTTCCGCTCGTGATCGTCACCTACCTGATCGGCGAATTCGTCGGCCCGTACGCCGATCAATTGTCCGAACGCGTGAGACTGCAGGCGCTCGGCGCGTCGGTGTCGTCGAACTTCCAGTCGGGCGTGTGGGTGAAGGACACGCTCGCGGCCCGGGAGAACGGCGATCAGGTCACGCGCTTCGTGAACGTCGGCAGCCTGTCGCCCGATTCGACGATCAGCAACGTGCGCATCTACGAGTTCGATTCGAAATTCCAGCTGCAGAACGTGCGGATCGCGCAGACGGGCAGCTATGAGCCGCCCGGCCACTGGCTGCTCAAGGGCGTGACGGAAACCGAACTGACGCCGATCAAGCCGGTCAGCGGCGAGCCGGCCGACGCGCTGAACCCCGTGTACCGGTCGCAGCAGGTGACGCTGCCCGAATACCGGCTGCGCTCGGATCTGACGCCGCAGATTCTGTCGGTGCTGCTCGTGTCGCCGGAGCGCATGTCGCTGATCAACCTGTTCCGCTACATCCAGCACTTGCGCGAGAACCAGCAGGATACGCAGCGCTACGACATCGCGCTGTGGCGCAAGCTGCTCTACCCGTTCGCGGTGTTCGTGATGCTCGTGCTGTCGCTGCCGTTCGCGTATCTGCATACGCGCGCCGGCGTGGTCGGCGTGAAGGTGTTCGGCGGCATCATGCTCGGGATGAGCTTCCAGCTGCTGAACACGCTGTTCTCGCACATCGGCACGCTCAATACCTGGCCGGCGCCGCTGACCGCGGCCACGCCGGGCCTCATCTATCTCGCGCTCGGCCTGTTCGCGCTGAAGTGGGTCGACCGGCATTGAGCGCCGTCACGACGGAGGCTTCGACATGAGTTCGCAAGGCATCGTCCTGTTCGGCCATGGCGCGCGCGATCCGCGCTGGGCCGACCCGTTCGAACGGCTGGCCGCAAGACTGCGGGGCGCGGGCGCGCCCGCGCCGCACGTGTCGCTCGCATTCCTCGAACTGATGACGCCGTCGCTCGACACGGCCGTCGCCGCGCAGGTCGCGGCCGGATGCACGCGCATCACCGTGGTGCCGGTGTTCTTCGGCCAGGGCGGCCATGTCCGCCGCGACCTGCCGCAGTTCGTCGACGCGTGCCGCGCCGCGCATCCGGGCGTCGACATCCGCTGCGCGACGGCGGTCGGCGAGGACGACGGCGTGCTCGATGCGATCGCACGCTACTGCATCGAGCAGGTCGAGCGCGACGCGTAAGCGACTCGGCGGCCCGACCCGGCCACCCCAAACAAAAAAGCGCTGGCTTCCATAGCCAGCGCTCTTTTTTTTGCGTGCCGGACTCATCGCCGCGACGTTTGCCGATCGGACCGCCCCGCCGATTCAAGCGGCATTGCGCAACGCATCGCCCGATTTCGCGATCGGCGCGCGCTCGGCGAATGCATCGCCGATCATCAGCAGGCTCGGTTCGGCCGGGTCGAGCCAGGCCTGCGCGTCGCCAGCGGCCATCTGCGCGAGCGTCAGCGTCAGCGTGCGCTCGCGTGCGGTGCTGCACGCCTCGACGATCGCGACGGGCGTCGCGGGCGCACGGCCGGCGTCGATCAGTTCCTGCGCAATGCCGGGCGCGCTGTCGCGGCCCATGTAGTAGACGATCGAATCGGCGCGCGCGGCCTCGCGGATCTCGTCGCTCCCCGGCGCGCGGCTGTGCGTCGCAAACGCCACGCTGCGCGACACACCGCGCAACGTGAGCGAACGCTTGAGCGTCGCCGCGCCGGCCAGCGCCGCGGTGATGCCCGGCACGATCTCGTAGTCGATGCCGGCCGCTTCCAGCGCGCGCATTTCCTCTTCGGCGCGACCGAACAACATCGGATCGCCGCCCTTCAGCCGCACGACGCATGCATGCTCGCGGGCTGCATCGACGATCTGCTTGTTGATGAAGTGCTGCGCGGTCGAACGCTGCCCGCAGCGCTTGCCGACCGCGATCCTGCGCGCGTTCGGTGCGTAGTCGAGCATCGCCGGCTCGACGAGCGCGTCGTGCAGCACCACGTCGGCCTGCTCGAGCAGCCGCATCCCGCGCACTGTGATGAGGTCCGCTGCGCCCGGCCCTGCGCCGATCAGATACACCTTGCCCATGTTTGTCGCTTCACTCGTCCTGCTCATGCCGATGGCAGCCGGCGCGCACCGCCGCGACGGCGGCGGTCAACGCCGGTCATGCCGCTTACGCGGAGAACGCGCGGATCATGCCGGCGGCGACCGTATGGTGCGTCGCCTCGTCGATCAACACGAACGCGCCCGTGCCCGGATGCGCATCGTACGTATCGCAGACGATCGGCTTCTGCAGCGTCAGCGCCACGCGTCCGATGTCGTTCATTTTCAGTTCCTGACGGTCGGTCGCGTGCGACAGCGTATGCACGTCGAGCACTTCCTTCACCGCGCCGATCTTCGCGAACACCGTGCTGGTGGTCTGCTTCAGCAGGTACTTGCGCTGCGGCGACAGCGGCGTCTCGTCGAACCAGCACAGGTCCGCCTCGAGCTTCTTCGCCGGCGCGACCGGCTCGGCGGTCGTCACGAACATGTCGCCGCGCGACACGTCGACGTCTTCCGCCACGCGAATCGTCACCGTCTGCCCCGCGAACGCGTGCGGGACCGCCGCGGTGCCGCCCGGCACCGGCGCGATGATCTCGGCGACCGTCGCGGTGCGGTTCGACGGCAGCACGACGATCGTGTCGCCGACCTTCACTTCGCCCGACTCGATGCGGCCCATGTAGCCGCGGAAATCGTCGGCCGAACTGCCGTCCTGGCGCGCGACCCACTGCACCGGGAAGCGCAGCGCATCGTGCGCCTGCGTCTCGACCGGCAGCGATTCGAGCACGTCGAGCAGCGGTTCGCCCGCGTACCACGGCATGCGCTCGCTCGCGCCGACGATGTTGTCGCCCTTCAGCGCGGACACCGGTACGAAGCGCACGTCATTCAGCCCGAGCTGCTTCGCGAGCGCGACGTACGCGTCGCGGATCTCGTTGAACCGCGCTTCGCTGTAATCGACGAGATCCATCTTGTTGATCGCGACGATCACGTGCTGCAGCGCGAGCAGCTTCACGATCGCGCTGTGGCGCTTCGTCTGCGGCAGCAGTTCGGCGACGCCGTTCTGGACCGTCACGCGCGTCGCGTCGACGAGGATGATCGCCGCGTGCGCGGTCGATGCGCCCGTCACCATGTTGCGCGTGTACTGCTCGTGGCCCGGCGTGTCGGCGATGATGAACTTGCGCTTCGCGGTCGCGAAATAGCGGTACGCGACGTCGATCGTGATGCCCTGCTCGCGTTCGGCTTCGAGCCCGTCCGTCAGCAATGCGAGGTCGATCTCGTCGCCGACGGTGCGCTTGTTCTTCGCGCGCGACAGCGCGGACAGCTGGTCGGACAGCACGGCCTTGCTGTCGTACAGCAGGCGGCCGATCAGCGTGCTTTTGCCGTCGTCGACGCTGCCCGCGGTGATGAAACGCAGCACGCCGAGGTCTTCGGTGTTCTCGATGATGCTCATGGTGTGAATGTCCTCGTGTGCTTCAGAAATAACCTTGCTTCTTGCGCTGTTCCATCGCCGCTTCGGACGCCTGGTCGTCCATCCGGGTCGCGCCGCGTTCGGTGATCTCGGTCACCGCCGTCTCGGCAATGATCTTCTCGACGTCGTCCGCGTCGCTCGCGACCGGGCACGTGCAGCTGATGTCGCCGACCGTGCGGAAGCGGACCTGCGCGATCTCGCTCGTCTCGCCTTCACGCATCGGCGTGAGCGGCGTGACCGGCACGAGCAGCCCGTTGCGGCGCACGATCTCGCGCTGGTGCGCGTAGTAGATCGACGGCAGTTCGAGGTTTTCGCGCGCGATGTACTGCCACACGTCGAGTTCGGTCCAGTTGGAGATCGGAAACACGCGCAGGTGCTCGCCGTTGTGCAGGCGTGCGTTGTACAGGCTCCACAGTTCCGGACGCTGCGCTTTCGGATCCCACTGGCCGAATTCGTCGCGGAACGAGAAGATCCGCTCCTTCGCGCGCGCCTTCTCTTCGTCGCGGCGCGCGCCGCCGATCAGCGCGGTGTAGCCGTGTTGCTCGATCGTCTCGAGCAGCGTCACGGCCTGCGCGGCGTTGCGCGAATCGGTTTCGCGGCGCAGCACGACCGTGCCGCGCTTGATCGAGTCCTCGACGTGGCCGATCACCAGCTCGGCGCCGAGTTCCTTCGCACGGCGATCGCGGAAGGCGATCACTTCCTCGTAGTTGTGGCCCGTGTCGATGTGCACGAGCGGGAACGGCAGCGTCGTCTTGCGGTTCGCGCCGAGACCGAATGCCTTCAGCGCGAGATGCAGCACGACGACCGAGTCCTTGCCGCCCGAGAACAACAGCGCCGGCTTGCTGCACTCGGCGACCAGTTCGCGCAGGATGTGGATCGACTCGGCTTCGAGCCAGTCGAGGTGTCCCATCCGGTTGTCGGCACCGGCGGGCGGGGCAAAGGCGGATTGCTCGAGCGTCGTGCTCATGATTTCAGTCCTTCTCTTCTGGGTTCGTGCCGCCCGCTGTCGCAGGCGGCGCAATATTCGGTTTCTTGTCGGCTTTCAGTGCGCGGCGCCGGCTTCGGCATTCGCGGGAATCGGCGTGATCGTCGTGATGTGCAGCCCGCATTCCTTCGTGTCGCGCGACTCCCACCACCAGCGGCCCGCGCGGCTGTCCTCGCCGGGGCGGATCGCACGCGTGCACGGCTCGCAGCCGATGCTCGGATAGCCGCGCGCGTGCAGCGGATTCACCGGCACGTCGAACGCTTTGAGGTACGCCCACACGTCGGCTTCCGTCCAGTCGGCGAGCGGGTTGTACTTCGCGATCCCGCGCGCTTCGTCCTGTTCTTCCTCGTGCAGCTCCGCACGCGTGACCGACTGCTCGCGACGCTGTCCCGTGACCCACGCGCCGACGTCGGCGAGTGCACGGTTCAGCGGCTCGACCTTGCGGATATGGCAGCACGACTTGCGCAGCTCGACGCTTTCGTAGAACGCATTCAGACCGTGCTCGGCGACGTACTGGTCGACCGCGTCCTGCAGCGGGTGAAACTGCTCGATCTCGTAGCCGTAGCGCTCGCGCACGCGGTCGATCATGCCGAGCGTCTCCGCATGCAGGCGGCCCGTGTTCAGCGAGAAGATGCCGATCGGCACCTGCTTCGACAGAATCGCGTGCGTGAGCAACATGTCTTCCGCGGCGAGGCTGCTCGCGAGCTTGACCTTGTCGTGGCGTGCGCCGATCTGCGCGAGCAGCGTGTCGAGGCGCTCGATCTTCGCGGCGAGTTCGGGCGCGAGTGCGTTGGCGGTGCTCATGCGTTCACCTTTGCAGCGGGCGTCGCTGCATCGGCCGCGGCAGCACGGCGGCGGAACAGCGGCGCCGGCTCGTCGAACGCGCCCTGGTAACGCTGCGTGAATTCCGTGAACGCGTTCAGCGCGTCGCGGATGTCCTTGTCGGCACGCACCGCGAACGCGTCGAAGCCGCAACGCGACATGTAAAGCAGCTGGTCGCGCAGCACGTCGCCGATCGCGCGCAACTCGCCGGTCCAGCCGTGGCGCTCGCGCAGCAGGCGCGCGATGCTGTAGCCGCGGCCGTCCGCGAAGCGCGGGAAATCGACGGCGATCAGCGAAATCGCACCGAAGTCGGCCACCAGATCGGCCGGCTCGCTGTCCGGCGCGAGCCACACGCCGAGTTCGTCCTTCGTCTTCGCAGCGACGAGCGTCGCACGCTCGGCCTGCCACAGCGCGAACGGCACCAGCACCTTGCCGGCCGGCAATGCGTCGACCGCGGGCAGTGCGCCGTCTTCAGCCGCGCGCACGACCTGCCATGCGTCGTCGATCACTGCGCGGTTCTTGATAATCGAAGCCATCTGCAAATTCCTTGTACCCGGTTGGTTACGCGTTCACTGCCTGGCGCGCCGCATACACGCGCTCCTTGAACGGCGCGATGCCGATGCG is a window of Burkholderia latens DNA encoding:
- the lptG gene encoding LPS export ABC transporter permease LptG, whose protein sequence is MRLYEKYFARQIYITFVFILFAFSGLFFFFDLINELNSVGHGNYKFGYAVLRVALQTPSRFYEIIPVAALISAIYVFAQMAANSEFTIFRVSGLATNQALRSLLKIGVPLVIVTYLIGEFVGPYADQLSERVRLQALGASVSSNFQSGVWVKDTLAARENGDQVTRFVNVGSLSPDSTISNVRIYEFDSKFQLQNVRIAQTGSYEPPGHWLLKGVTETELTPIKPVSGEPADALNPVYRSQQVTLPEYRLRSDLTPQILSVLLVSPERMSLINLFRYIQHLRENQQDTQRYDIALWRKLLYPFAVFVMLVLSLPFAYLHTRAGVVGVKVFGGIMLGMSFQLLNTLFSHIGTLNTWPAPLTAATPGLIYLALGLFALKWVDRH
- a CDS encoding sirohydrochlorin chelatase, producing MSSQGIVLFGHGARDPRWADPFERLAARLRGAGAPAPHVSLAFLELMTPSLDTAVAAQVAAGCTRITVVPVFFGQGGHVRRDLPQFVDACRAAHPGVDIRCATAVGEDDGVLDAIARYCIEQVERDA
- the cobA gene encoding uroporphyrinogen-III C-methyltransferase, which produces MGKVYLIGAGPGAADLITVRGMRLLEQADVVLHDALVEPAMLDYAPNARRIAVGKRCGQRSTAQHFINKQIVDAAREHACVVRLKGGDPMLFGRAEEEMRALEAAGIDYEIVPGITAALAGAATLKRSLTLRGVSRSVAFATHSRAPGSDEIREAARADSIVYYMGRDSAPGIAQELIDAGRAPATPVAIVEACSTARERTLTLTLAQMAAGDAQAWLDPAEPSLLMIGDAFAERAPIAKSGDALRNAA
- a CDS encoding sulfate adenylyltransferase subunit 1, producing the protein MSIIENTEDLGVLRFITAGSVDDGKSTLIGRLLYDSKAVLSDQLSALSRAKNKRTVGDEIDLALLTDGLEAEREQGITIDVAYRYFATAKRKFIIADTPGHEQYTRNMVTGASTAHAAIILVDATRVTVQNGVAELLPQTKRHSAIVKLLALQHVIVAINKMDLVDYSEARFNEIRDAYVALAKQLGLNDVRFVPVSALKGDNIVGASERMPWYAGEPLLDVLESLPVETQAHDALRFPVQWVARQDGSSADDFRGYMGRIESGEVKVGDTIVVLPSNRTATVAEIIAPVPGGTAAVPHAFAGQTVTIRVAEDVDVSRGDMFVTTAEPVAPAKKLEADLCWFDETPLSPQRKYLLKQTTSTVFAKIGAVKEVLDVHTLSHATDRQELKMNDIGRVALTLQKPIVCDTYDAHPGTGAFVLIDEATHHTVAAGMIRAFSA
- the cysD gene encoding sulfate adenylyltransferase subunit CysD; its protein translation is MSTTLEQSAFAPPAGADNRMGHLDWLEAESIHILRELVAECSKPALLFSGGKDSVVVLHLALKAFGLGANRKTTLPFPLVHIDTGHNYEEVIAFRDRRAKELGAELVIGHVEDSIKRGTVVLRRETDSRNAAQAVTLLETIEQHGYTALIGGARRDEEKARAKERIFSFRDEFGQWDPKAQRPELWSLYNARLHNGEHLRVFPISNWTELDVWQYIARENLELPSIYYAHQREIVRRNGLLVPVTPLTPMREGETSEIAQVRFRTVGDISCTCPVASDADDVEKIIAETAVTEITERGATRMDDQASEAAMEQRKKQGYF
- a CDS encoding phosphoadenylyl-sulfate reductase; protein product: MSTANALAPELAAKIERLDTLLAQIGARHDKVKLASSLAAEDMLLTHAILSKQVPIGIFSLNTGRLHAETLGMIDRVRERYGYEIEQFHPLQDAVDQYVAEHGLNAFYESVELRKSCCHIRKVEPLNRALADVGAWVTGQRREQSVTRAELHEEEQDEARGIAKYNPLADWTEADVWAYLKAFDVPVNPLHARGYPSIGCEPCTRAIRPGEDSRAGRWWWESRDTKECGLHITTITPIPANAEAGAAH
- a CDS encoding DUF934 domain-containing protein; translation: MASIIKNRAVIDDAWQVVRAAEDGALPAVDALPAGKVLVPFALWQAERATLVAAKTKDELGVWLAPDSEPADLVADFGAISLIAVDFPRFADGRGYSIARLLRERHGWTGELRAIGDVLRDQLLYMSRCGFDAFAVRADKDIRDALNAFTEFTQRYQGAFDEPAPLFRRRAAAADAATPAAKVNA